The window TGGAAATTTTCCCAAGTGAGTACATCCATATTGGAGGAGATGAAGTCCCTAAAGATCATTGGAAAACCTCAGAAATAGCACAAAAAGTTATCAAAAAAGAAAAATTAGCTGATGAACATGAATTACAAAGCCATTTTATTCAACAGATTGAAATGTTTCTTAACAAAAACAACAGGAAGCTGATAGGATGGGATGAGATCCTCGAAGGTGGTTTAGCTCCAAATGCCACGGTAATGAGTTGGAGAGGAGAAAAAGGAGGAATTCAAGCAGCTAAAATGGGCCATGATGTAATCATGACACCCAATAGCCATATGTATTTTGACCATTACCAAGCAGAAGACAAAACAACAGAACCTTTGGCTATAGGAGGTTTTCTTCCTCTTGAAAAAGTGTACAGTTACTCTCCTATTCCTAGTGAATTAAATGAGGAAGAATCTAAACATGTTCTGGGAGTACAGGCCAATTTATGGACCGAATACATCCCTTCTAATAACAAACTGGAGTACTTCCTATTTCCAAGGGCTTTTGCCTTGGCTGAAGTGGCTTGGAAAAAGAATGAAAATAAAAATTATGAATCCTTCAGCCTTGAAAGATTACCTGAAAGGTTACGTCAATTGGAAGAAGACAACGTGTTTTTTAGAATTCCAGAGGCTAAAGTAGAATTTAGTAAAGATGAAAAAAGTGGAAGGTATTTGGTTGAAATCAATCCTTTAATAGCTAATGCAACTGTTTACTATACCTTTGATGGACACAAAGCCGACCAAACAGCATTACTTTACACAGGACCGGTATTGGCACCAATTGCAGGAAAAGGGCAAGATCCAATTACCATCCATTATGTTACCATCAGCCCGGCTGGAAGAAGTAGTAATGAATTCAGTGTGACCCTAGAGTAAGTTTATTCCTTAGGGATAACAAATTGGATTTCTAAACAATTATCACAAAACTTGATCAGCGTGTACAATTTTGATTGTGCACGCTTTTTTTATTAAAAAAGGAAGGTTGGTAACATGCAATAGAAATTCTATTTCCCACAGAAATTATTTTAAAATCAGCCAATTCGTTGGTGTATTGAATTTCACCATAGTAATGCTATGGTGAAATCCCTTACCAGATTGATTTGACTGAAACAACAATACTCATTTGGAATTCTATAATAATCGGAGTTTAACCAAGTAAATTCCTATTCATCAGCCGCTATACACTATTTAATGATTTTTTTTCAACTAATTGAAAAAGCAAAATGGCATCAAAAACAGAATGCGCCGTAATGGCAGCTATAATTCCGGCTGTTTTGAATAAATATCCTAAGGCTGCAATAAAGCCAATCATAATAATTCCATATACGCTAATTTTCCAATTCAAAGGGTTTAAATAACCATGGATGGCAACAAAAAGGATAGAGGTGATCCACAATCCCAAAAATGGTTGCAACCCTGCCCTAAACAACAATTCCTCTCCAACACCTGCACATATGGATATAAAAACAATCCCTAAATCATTCCAAGACCAATGATTTAGGATTTTATGGTATTTTTGTCTTTCATTTTTAAAAAATGTGGCATTGATCAAAATTATGGCTACGACCGCTCCAAACACACCCGTCAGGGTGCCTGCCAATAGCTGTTGACCTAATGGCCATTTCCCTTTTAGTAGCTCTAACAAAGTGGTAGTTTGAAAAAAATAAACCATTGAAAGCCCTAGGAATCCAAAACCTAAGAGAGTCACCCAACCCAGAATTAGCATTCTTTTACTCATAATTTAGTAGTTTTTCTTTCTCCAAGCCAAGAAGATTTGTAAACATTTCACCTAAAAGTAAAAAGTACCAAAATGTCTATTTTGGTACTTTTATCATTGAAGGCAAATCACTCAACGATTCAAACGATTTGCCCAAATATTTATTTAATGGGGAAACCTATTCATTAAAGGTAATATTCAATGTAATTGGCACTGAGCTAAGTGCCTTGCTGATAGGACAGCCTTCCTTTGCCACGTTGGCCAATTCAATAAATTGTTCTTCATTCATTCCGGGAACTTTCCCAGTAAGGTTTAATACTATCCCGGTAATGGCAAATCCAGCATCCCCCTTTTCAATACTTACTGTAGCAGTAGTGTTTAGTTCTTCCGCTTCTAAGTCTTTACCGGCAATCTGAAAGCTAAGGGCCATATTAAAACACCCTGCATGAGCAGCTGCAATCATTTCTTCAGGATTGGTGCCTTTGGAACCATCTTCATTTTCAAATCTGGTTTTAAAGCTATAAGGGGACTTGTCAAAAAAACCGCTTGGAGAGGACAGGGTTCCACTTCCTTCCAATCCGGTACCTTTCCATATTGCTGTTGCTTTTCTTTTCATTTTCTCAATAATTTTAATTGGTTTAAAGTTCGTTAATTGAATACTCAATGTATCAAATATCTACCATAAAAACTAAAATATTTAGCTTTTGGGTTTCAAAACAAATTCAAGGTTAATTTTGAAAAACAATAAATAGTTATCACTTTTTATTGCCTACAAGTCCATCGGCAAAAATTTAAAGGAGCTTATTTCCAATTAGTAAACTTTCATGGCCAAGGTAACTTCAAGTTCAACCTCCTCACCTATCAGTGTCTCAATTTCTGACTTAATTAATTCAAGTTTATTTTTATCCGGAGGCGCATCCCCCACAATTTTGACAGTTAATCTCAAAGGTTTAAAACTGCGAACCGAAATATCCCTTAATACCACGTCATTGATTTCATGTCCGTTTAATTTAGATATAACATTGTTTTCCTTTACCATATCCATAAAACCAAAAAACAAAGGAAAACTAACCAGCCCGACAACAACTAAGGAGTAAACAATTCCCCTTCTCGCCAAACGAAAGGGACTAAAACCTAAAAATAAAAAGGTTGTGGCAGCGGCCAATACCATCCCCGATAAGTTCGTTAGAAAGAGTAGGAAAGCGCCTTGGAATATATCCCAATTTGCCCAACCAAATCCAATTCCGGAAACGGCCAAAGGTGGCACCAAT of the Cyclobacterium marinum DSM 745 genome contains:
- a CDS encoding CPBP family intramembrane glutamic endopeptidase: MSKRMLILGWVTLLGFGFLGLSMVYFFQTTTLLELLKGKWPLGQQLLAGTLTGVFGAVVAIILINATFFKNERQKYHKILNHWSWNDLGIVFISICAGVGEELLFRAGLQPFLGLWITSILFVAIHGYLNPLNWKISVYGIIMIGFIAALGYLFKTAGIIAAITAHSVFDAILLFQLVEKKSLNSV
- a CDS encoding OsmC family protein, coding for MKRKATAIWKGTGLEGSGTLSSPSGFFDKSPYSFKTRFENEDGSKGTNPEEMIAAAHAGCFNMALSFQIAGKDLEAEELNTTATVSIEKGDAGFAITGIVLNLTGKVPGMNEEQFIELANVAKEGCPISKALSSVPITLNITFNE